The Gemmatimonadota bacterium genome has a segment encoding these proteins:
- a CDS encoding Uma2 family endonuclease yields the protein MMKLFRRVSTILGHGVHLPLAEESPRMHMVLEPRRWTLEEMHALPEDGNIYELIDGELLVSPAPAPRHEGSATRLARLLDKYAQDEQLGFAYRPQAVFRIGRRVEVEPDVHVRAELDEDKDWEDQPLPLLVVEVHSPRSRKVDLTKKRDVYLGAGIPEYWTVDPAARTVTVHRADREPEVKTGEMTWWPAGASQALVFDVSALWPRPRK from the coding sequence ATGATGAAGCTCTTCCGGCGGGTATCCACGATCCTCGGGCATGGCGTTCACTTGCCCCTCGCCGAGGAGTCACCCCGCATGCACATGGTTCTCGAACCGCGCCGTTGGACCCTCGAGGAGATGCACGCACTCCCCGAGGACGGCAACATTTACGAACTCATCGACGGGGAACTGTTGGTGAGCCCGGCGCCTGCGCCTCGTCACGAGGGCTCGGCGACTCGGTTGGCTCGCCTCCTCGACAAGTACGCCCAGGACGAACAGCTCGGCTTCGCCTATCGTCCCCAGGCCGTGTTCCGTATCGGCCGCCGCGTCGAAGTCGAACCCGATGTGCACGTTCGGGCCGAGCTCGACGAGGACAAGGACTGGGAAGACCAGCCACTGCCCCTGCTGGTCGTCGAGGTCCACAGTCCCCGCAGCCGAAAGGTGGACCTCACCAAGAAGCGTGACGTCTACCTCGGTGCAGGGATTCCGGAGTACTGGACGGTGGATCCCGCCGCGCGAACAGTGACGGTGCATCGGGCGGATCGCGAACCCGAGGTCAAGACCGGGGAGATGACGTGGTGGCCTGCCGGGGCGAGCCAGGCACTGGTGTTTGATGTGAGCGCCTTGTGGCCGAGGCCGCGGAAGTAG
- a CDS encoding pyridoxamine 5'-phosphate oxidase family protein: protein MRPFHYHDGQRDIQGEANSLKAADKLSTWVGPVADYANEADLIVLASADANTLHVAALSGPAPLATATAEDGEITVSLPGDLAAFLPLDGPWGGIVINPATARRSRVAGRPAPNGALVDIPCTVAFTNCRKYMTPTASTGASPHVGPITREELAVDHAWVLETIARGETAFLCTVTPDGVADVSHRGGQPGFLRYDAVGRSIAWTEYLGDGMFVSTGNLRESPRFALVVLDYASGDALRLDGEAQYTNVRRDRHERVDALLQANEPFPVQGTMEARIHQVVRLVRFCHPRQRVERRARITSADTTAVQHPQ from the coding sequence ATGCGTCCGTTCCACTATCACGACGGCCAGCGCGACATTCAGGGAGAAGCGAACTCTCTCAAAGCCGCGGACAAGCTCTCGACCTGGGTCGGCCCCGTCGCGGACTACGCCAACGAAGCCGACCTGATCGTCCTCGCCAGCGCCGACGCCAACACGCTGCATGTCGCCGCCCTCTCAGGACCGGCGCCGCTCGCGACCGCCACGGCCGAAGACGGAGAGATCACGGTCTCCCTCCCCGGTGACCTTGCAGCCTTCCTCCCCCTCGATGGACCATGGGGCGGGATCGTGATCAATCCAGCGACGGCCCGCCGCTCGCGCGTCGCCGGTCGCCCAGCGCCTAACGGTGCTCTCGTCGACATCCCCTGCACCGTCGCCTTTACGAATTGTCGCAAGTACATGACGCCGACGGCTTCCACCGGCGCGTCACCACACGTGGGGCCGATAACACGCGAGGAGCTCGCCGTTGACCACGCGTGGGTCCTCGAGACGATCGCGCGTGGCGAAACGGCCTTCCTCTGTACCGTGACGCCCGACGGCGTGGCCGATGTATCACATCGCGGCGGGCAGCCGGGGTTCCTCCGCTACGATGCCGTCGGGCGCAGTATTGCCTGGACCGAATATCTTGGCGACGGGATGTTCGTGAGCACCGGCAACCTCCGCGAGTCGCCACGCTTTGCCCTGGTGGTCCTCGACTACGCATCCGGAGACGCGTTGCGACTCGATGGCGAAGCGCAGTACACCAATGTGCGCCGCGATCGCCATGAGCGCGTGGATGCGCTGCTGCAGGCCAACGAGCCGTTTCCGGTCCAGGGGACCATGGAAGCGAGGATCCACCAGGTCGTGCGACTTGTTCGGTTTTGTCACCCGCGGCAGCGCGTGGAGCGACGCGCGCGCATCACCTCGGCCGACACAACCGCGGTGCAGCATCCGCAGTAA
- a CDS encoding M20/M25/M40 family metallo-hydrolase — translation MTPSLSLPGRSPLLRGLHALRAHARDRWRLLGALLLLVPAGAMRQGVPVDLAMVAKIREEGLQRSQVMEYEGYLADVLGARLTLSQDMKRAQAWASGEMTKMGLINVATEPFMDYGVTWDNEYVSLHLREPDYTPMVGYPIAHTAGTNGRQVVPAVIVDLLVKQDLAKYRGTLKGKAVLVTPPATIDIAAMTRGVPRLTPQDLEAIERTTIAPQRPAAARAVPNAELLTAEEKVAFYASEGVAAVLQSESGWLGAVRGFSRPGSRTDQWSRAGMLASPAMIAITPEHYNRMYRILKRGILVTVEVEVRNRIGDRVEQAANVVGEIAGSDLADEVVMIGAHLDSWHASPNASDNASGVAVMLEAMRILKTVGAKPRRTIRVALWAGEEQGLFGSRAYVRRHFGDPRDPAVGLKPGYEKLSAYFNQDYGSGQYLGIYLQGNEQAREQFTGWMAPFRDLGMTVVSNQGVGSTDHIAFDEVGLPGFQFLQDRTPGQGGHTNLDFYDTIQAGDLMKNAVIVASYAYHAANASARIPRKPRR, via the coding sequence ATGACTCCTTCCCTCTCCCTCCCCGGCCGTTCGCCCCTCCTCCGGGGCCTGCATGCACTGCGTGCCCATGCCCGGGATCGCTGGCGACTACTCGGCGCGTTGTTGCTGCTCGTGCCAGCCGGAGCGATGCGGCAAGGTGTCCCGGTCGACCTCGCGATGGTGGCGAAGATCCGCGAGGAGGGGCTCCAGCGCTCGCAGGTGATGGAGTATGAGGGTTACCTGGCCGATGTGCTCGGCGCGCGGCTCACGCTGTCGCAGGACATGAAGCGCGCGCAGGCGTGGGCGTCGGGTGAGATGACGAAGATGGGGCTGATCAATGTCGCGACCGAGCCCTTCATGGACTACGGCGTTACCTGGGATAACGAGTATGTCTCGCTGCACCTCCGCGAGCCCGACTACACGCCGATGGTCGGATATCCCATCGCGCATACGGCGGGGACCAACGGCCGCCAGGTGGTGCCGGCGGTGATCGTCGACCTCCTCGTCAAGCAGGACCTCGCGAAGTACCGTGGGACACTGAAGGGCAAGGCGGTCCTCGTCACGCCGCCTGCGACCATCGACATTGCGGCCATGACCCGTGGGGTGCCGCGCCTCACGCCGCAGGATCTCGAGGCCATCGAACGTACGACGATCGCTCCCCAGCGACCGGCGGCCGCCCGGGCGGTGCCTAACGCGGAACTGCTCACGGCGGAGGAGAAGGTCGCGTTCTACGCGAGCGAGGGTGTGGCGGCAGTGCTCCAGAGTGAGAGCGGGTGGTTGGGGGCGGTACGCGGCTTCTCGCGCCCGGGTTCGCGAACAGACCAGTGGTCGCGCGCCGGGATGCTCGCTTCGCCCGCCATGATCGCCATCACCCCGGAGCATTACAACCGGATGTACCGGATCCTCAAGCGCGGGATCCTGGTGACGGTCGAGGTGGAAGTGCGCAATCGCATCGGCGACCGCGTGGAGCAGGCGGCGAACGTGGTCGGGGAGATTGCCGGGAGCGACCTGGCCGACGAAGTCGTGATGATCGGTGCGCACCTGGATTCGTGGCACGCCAGCCCCAACGCCAGCGACAACGCATCCGGAGTGGCCGTGATGCTGGAGGCGATGCGTATCCTGAAGACGGTTGGTGCCAAGCCGCGCCGCACCATTCGCGTGGCGCTGTGGGCCGGGGAGGAGCAAGGGCTCTTTGGGTCGCGCGCGTATGTGCGACGACACTTCGGCGATCCGCGAGATCCGGCCGTTGGGCTGAAGCCGGGCTACGAGAAGCTCTCGGCCTATTTCAACCAGGACTATGGATCCGGGCAATACCTGGGCATTTACCTGCAGGGGAACGAACAGGCGCGGGAACAGTTCACCGGGTGGATGGCGCCGTTCCGCGACCTCGGCATGACGGTGGTGTCCAACCAGGGCGTGGGGAGTACCGACCACATTGCCTTCGACGAGGTCGGCCTTCCCGGCTTCCAGTTCCTGCAGGATCGCACGCCGGGGCAGGGCGGTCACACCAACCTGGACTTCTACGACACGATCCAGGCGGGCGACCTGATGAAGAACGCGGTGATCGTCGCGTCGTACGCGTACCACGCGGCAAACGCCAGCGCGCGGATTCCGCGGAAGCCGCGGCGGTAG
- a CDS encoding amidohydrolase family protein, which produces MSTHLEVSMVLPQPLRLARAALLITLVGSAQRAAAQPTAIPDGALVIRGGWLFDAVGDAVRRNTGIVVVAGKIFAVDAAVGSGAPPNASRVVDLDNDAYVIPGLIDLHAHYNVNLFGGRRRDETTVQPVVFLANGVTTTFPAGEYDPDDMQALRLRIERGETPGPRLMNSGAYFGSTRVGWNPDMTAAEVYADVDKWVARGVRGFKAKGIGPGPLKALIERAHFHGATVTGHLDSGFRGSVNPRDAILMGIDRIEHFMGGDAMPATQSAYASYVNLDLSSKAVKDVMQLFIDRRVNFDATMTAFGYASNRDEIFEKWTDERRFLAPYARAEFDKKPPPRINEQFDRIYRVKPREIKQFYHMGGGHLITSGTDYPSTGEFLPGFSTHREIHAFARAGIPNAAAIKIATINNARAFGLGDRLGSIEAGKFADLVIVRGNPLADIRNTRNVRWVIKGGQVYDAAALLKSVEGKLGPATAAEAAVWR; this is translated from the coding sequence GTGTCTACACACCTCGAGGTCTCCATGGTGCTGCCCCAGCCCTTGCGCCTTGCACGCGCGGCGTTGCTGATCACCCTCGTTGGCAGCGCACAACGCGCAGCCGCACAGCCCACCGCGATCCCTGACGGCGCCCTGGTCATCCGTGGGGGGTGGCTGTTTGACGCCGTGGGTGATGCCGTCCGTCGCAACACGGGCATTGTGGTGGTGGCCGGGAAGATCTTCGCGGTTGATGCCGCCGTGGGCTCCGGCGCGCCGCCTAACGCGAGTCGCGTGGTCGACCTCGACAACGACGCCTACGTCATCCCCGGCCTCATCGACCTGCACGCCCACTACAACGTCAACCTGTTCGGGGGGCGCCGGCGGGACGAAACCACGGTGCAGCCGGTCGTCTTCCTGGCCAACGGCGTGACCACCACGTTCCCCGCTGGCGAATACGACCCGGACGACATGCAGGCGCTGCGCCTGCGCATCGAGCGCGGTGAGACCCCCGGGCCACGCCTCATGAACTCCGGTGCGTACTTCGGCAGCACGCGCGTAGGGTGGAACCCGGACATGACCGCGGCCGAGGTGTATGCGGATGTCGACAAGTGGGTCGCCCGTGGCGTGCGCGGCTTCAAGGCGAAGGGGATCGGCCCCGGCCCCCTCAAGGCGCTCATTGAACGCGCGCACTTTCACGGCGCCACGGTCACCGGGCACCTCGATTCCGGTTTTCGCGGGAGCGTGAACCCGCGCGACGCCATCCTCATGGGGATCGACCGCATCGAGCACTTCATGGGGGGCGACGCCATGCCGGCGACGCAGTCGGCCTACGCCTCGTACGTGAACCTCGACCTGTCGTCGAAGGCCGTGAAGGACGTCATGCAACTGTTCATCGATCGACGCGTGAACTTCGATGCGACGATGACGGCGTTCGGGTACGCCTCCAACCGCGACGAGATCTTCGAGAAGTGGACCGACGAACGGCGCTTTCTCGCGCCCTATGCGCGCGCCGAGTTCGACAAGAAGCCTCCGCCGCGGATCAACGAGCAGTTCGACCGCATCTACCGCGTGAAGCCGCGCGAGATCAAGCAGTTCTACCACATGGGGGGCGGCCACCTGATCACCTCTGGCACCGACTACCCGAGCACCGGCGAGTTCCTCCCCGGCTTCTCCACCCACCGCGAGATCCACGCCTTCGCGCGCGCCGGGATCCCCAACGCGGCGGCCATCAAGATCGCCACCATCAACAATGCGCGCGCTTTTGGTCTTGGCGATCGGCTCGGCAGCATCGAGGCCGGGAAGTTCGCCGACCTCGTCATTGTACGCGGCAATCCCCTGGCCGATATCCGCAACACGCGCAACGTGCGGTGGGTGATCAAGGGCGGGCAGGTCTACGATGCGGCCGCGCTGCTGAAGTCGGTGGAAGGGAAGCTGGGTCCCGCAACGGCCGCCGAGGCGGCGGTGTGGCGGTAG
- a CDS encoding glutamine--tRNA ligase/YqeY domain fusion protein, which translates to MVAADVASQKYGRPVKTRFPPEPNGFLHIGHAKSICLNFGIASEFDGSCNLRFDDTNPFTEDIKYVNAIREDLAWLGFAPANEFYASDYFELLYEFAERLVLKGKAYVDSQDEEQIRTGRGTVTQAGTPSPYRERSVEENLDLLRRMKAGEFADGAHVLRAKIDMAHPNMIMRDPLLLRIRKASHYRRGDAWCIYPLYDYAHGLSDAHEGITHSLCTLEFKDNKDIYDWLVREVGFERPPEQTEFARLQLDYTLLSKRKLLRLVNEGHVAGWDDPRMPTIAGIRRRGVTPEGIRSFAEVVGIARASARTELATYEHAVRSDLNMRVPRVLCVVNPLKVVLTNYPEGQAEELEASYYPHDVPKTGTRIVPFSRELYIERDDFMEDPPKKFFRLAPGREVRLRYGYFITCQEVVKDAAGNIVELRCTYDPATKGGNAPDGRKVQGTIHWVSVAHALDCELRLYDKLFSVPDPDDVPEGDDFLSVLNPQSLVAVKGAKVEPSVGADPIGSRYQFERTGYFISDPDSAPGALVFNRTVTLKDSWEKVKGKG; encoded by the coding sequence ATGGTCGCGGCCGACGTGGCCAGCCAGAAGTACGGCCGGCCGGTGAAGACCCGCTTCCCCCCCGAGCCCAACGGATTCCTGCACATCGGGCACGCCAAGTCGATCTGCCTCAACTTCGGGATCGCAAGCGAGTTCGACGGGTCGTGCAACCTCCGGTTCGACGACACGAACCCGTTCACGGAGGACATCAAGTACGTCAATGCCATTCGCGAGGACCTCGCGTGGCTGGGTTTCGCGCCCGCCAACGAGTTCTACGCGAGCGACTACTTCGAGCTGCTCTATGAGTTCGCCGAGCGGCTGGTGCTGAAGGGGAAGGCGTACGTGGACTCGCAGGACGAGGAGCAGATCCGCACGGGCCGTGGGACGGTCACCCAGGCCGGCACGCCCTCACCGTACCGGGAGCGGAGCGTGGAGGAGAACCTCGACCTGTTGCGCCGGATGAAGGCGGGCGAGTTCGCCGATGGCGCGCATGTGTTGCGGGCGAAGATCGACATGGCGCATCCCAACATGATCATGCGGGATCCGCTGCTGCTCCGGATCCGCAAGGCGAGTCATTATCGTCGCGGGGACGCCTGGTGCATCTATCCGTTGTATGACTATGCGCACGGGTTGAGTGATGCGCACGAGGGGATCACGCACTCGTTATGCACCCTGGAGTTCAAGGACAACAAGGACATCTACGATTGGCTGGTCCGCGAGGTCGGCTTCGAGCGGCCGCCGGAGCAGACCGAGTTTGCGCGCCTGCAACTCGACTACACCCTGCTGTCCAAGCGCAAGTTGTTGCGCCTGGTGAACGAGGGGCACGTCGCCGGATGGGACGACCCCCGGATGCCGACGATAGCCGGGATTCGGCGCCGTGGCGTGACCCCCGAAGGCATTCGGTCATTTGCCGAGGTGGTCGGGATCGCGCGGGCATCGGCGCGCACCGAACTGGCGACGTATGAACACGCGGTCCGCAGTGACCTCAACATGCGGGTGCCGCGCGTGTTGTGCGTGGTGAACCCGCTCAAGGTGGTGCTGACGAACTACCCCGAGGGCCAGGCGGAGGAGCTGGAGGCGTCGTACTACCCGCACGACGTCCCGAAGACCGGCACCCGCATAGTCCCGTTTTCGCGCGAGTTGTACATCGAGCGCGACGACTTCATGGAGGACCCGCCGAAGAAGTTCTTCCGGCTCGCCCCGGGGCGCGAGGTGCGCCTGCGGTACGGGTACTTCATCACCTGCCAGGAGGTGGTGAAGGACGCGGCGGGGAACATCGTTGAGCTGCGTTGCACGTACGACCCCGCGACGAAGGGCGGGAACGCTCCCGACGGGCGCAAGGTCCAGGGGACGATCCACTGGGTGAGCGTGGCGCACGCGCTCGATTGCGAGCTCCGGCTGTACGACAAGTTGTTCTCCGTCCCAGATCCGGATGACGTGCCCGAGGGCGACGACTTCCTGTCGGTGCTGAATCCGCAGTCGCTGGTGGCGGTGAAGGGGGCGAAGGTTGAGCCATCGGTCGGCGCGGACCCGATCGGGTCGCGGTACCAGTTCGAGCGGACGGGCTACTTCATCAGTGATCCGGATTCGGCGCCTGGGGCGCTGGTGTTCAATCGGACGGTGACGTTGAAGGACAGCTGGGAGAAGGTGAAAGGGAAGGGATAA
- a CDS encoding Ig-like domain-containing protein, producing the protein MHPSRPIALALLAVLACKDSSGPACTISGVTMNPLSAQMRVGESINIPATVASANCGVTVPALEYSTSQPAVASVTSTGSVTALSVGTTTITAKLVGRNDQTSATVTVSGRVLTIAIRPSGPSVPVTGTIPLVAELTTDPGTPTTVRWTSSDPSRATVNATGVVTGVAAGTTTITAIAEADTTRRATATLAVIPRVTGLQVAPSAVAIRVTETRQLSATVAGDSGVATSVTWRSANPTIATVSASGLVAGLSAGQVLVTATSTADTSRKATASLTIMPRVSTVTIAPDSSTIFVAGTVQLVAAVTGDPGVSGAVTWRSASPAVATISGTGLVTGVSAGQVTMTAVSVQDSTKSTTATVVVAPRVTGVTLGPAVTQGLFIGGSLPITATVSGDAGVSQAVTWTSSDVAKVTVTATGVVTGVSTGTATITARSVADPSKSGTATVHVVARVTSLTVSPTPTTVDIGATRQLTAVVVGDAGVSQAVTWSTSNAAIATVSAGGVVTGVAEGTVAISARSATDPTKSATATVTVSGALTLQCMVGLDANADFGTPGSAAPGTAICMDAITQFPVGSEVSLGVKTTGGIIVAATFSTSNSTLIELNPFSATTTRAFAAEFGPAVATITATTAHGTVSWTFTLPAYGASIRDLPEVLTRGRAAARRPVSRD; encoded by the coding sequence ATGCACCCCTCCCGACCGATCGCGCTCGCGCTTCTCGCCGTCCTTGCCTGCAAGGACTCCTCCGGCCCCGCCTGTACGATCTCCGGCGTGACGATGAACCCGCTGTCTGCGCAGATGCGCGTCGGCGAATCGATCAACATTCCCGCGACCGTGGCGTCCGCGAATTGTGGAGTCACCGTGCCTGCGCTCGAGTATTCAACGTCCCAGCCCGCGGTGGCATCGGTGACGTCGACCGGGAGCGTGACGGCGCTCTCCGTGGGGACGACAACGATCACGGCGAAGCTCGTCGGACGGAATGACCAGACGTCGGCCACCGTGACGGTGAGCGGGCGAGTGCTGACCATCGCCATTCGTCCGTCCGGACCGAGTGTGCCCGTGACCGGCACGATTCCGTTGGTCGCGGAGCTGACCACCGATCCCGGAACTCCGACCACCGTCCGCTGGACCTCCTCGGACCCCTCACGCGCCACGGTGAACGCGACCGGCGTGGTGACCGGGGTTGCCGCGGGCACAACAACGATCACGGCCATCGCCGAGGCAGACACCACCCGCCGCGCGACCGCAACCCTCGCGGTGATTCCGCGCGTGACCGGCCTGCAAGTCGCACCGAGCGCGGTCGCGATTCGCGTGACGGAGACTCGGCAGCTCTCGGCAACGGTGGCCGGCGATTCGGGTGTTGCCACGTCGGTCACATGGCGGAGTGCGAATCCCACCATCGCGACCGTCAGTGCGAGCGGGCTGGTTGCGGGCCTGTCAGCTGGCCAGGTCCTCGTGACCGCAACCTCCACGGCGGACACGAGTCGCAAGGCAACCGCCTCACTCACCATCATGCCGCGCGTCAGTACGGTGACCATCGCCCCTGACAGCTCAACGATCTTTGTCGCCGGAACGGTCCAACTGGTGGCAGCGGTGACCGGGGACCCGGGGGTGTCAGGCGCGGTGACCTGGCGCAGCGCGAGCCCAGCCGTCGCGACGATCTCCGGCACCGGGCTCGTGACGGGTGTGAGCGCCGGACAGGTCACGATGACGGCGGTCTCGGTCCAGGATTCCACGAAGTCGACCACCGCCACGGTGGTGGTGGCGCCGCGAGTCACCGGGGTCACCCTGGGTCCTGCGGTGACCCAGGGGCTCTTCATCGGTGGCAGCCTGCCCATCACCGCCACGGTCAGCGGCGACGCCGGCGTCTCGCAGGCGGTGACATGGACAAGCTCGGACGTCGCCAAGGTGACCGTGACAGCGACCGGTGTGGTGACGGGGGTGAGCACAGGGACCGCCACGATCACGGCGCGTTCGGTTGCAGACCCGTCGAAGTCCGGCACGGCGACGGTACACGTGGTCGCCCGAGTGACCAGCCTGACCGTGTCGCCCACCCCAACGACGGTAGACATCGGCGCCACGCGCCAGCTCACGGCCGTGGTGGTGGGTGATGCCGGAGTCAGCCAGGCCGTGACCTGGTCGACCTCGAACGCGGCCATCGCCACGGTGAGCGCCGGGGGTGTGGTGACCGGGGTCGCCGAGGGGACGGTTGCGATTTCGGCGCGCTCCGCCACAGACCCGACCAAGTCAGCCACAGCAACCGTCACCGTGTCGGGAGCGCTCACGTTGCAGTGCATGGTGGGCCTGGACGCCAACGCAGACTTTGGCACCCCAGGTTCGGCCGCGCCGGGGACGGCAATCTGCATGGATGCCATCACGCAATTCCCGGTCGGTTCCGAGGTGTCCCTGGGGGTCAAGACCACAGGTGGCATCATCGTTGCGGCGACCTTCTCGACTTCCAACAGTACCTTGATTGAGCTAAACCCCTTTTCGGCCACCACCACCCGCGCGTTCGCCGCTGAGTTCGGCCCCGCCGTCGCCACCATTACCGCGACCACGGCCCATGGCACGGTGTCGTGGACCTTCACGCTCCCCGCGTATGGAGCCTCGATCCGCGACCTCCCCGAGGTGCTGACCCGCGGGCGCGCTGCGGCCAGACGCCCCGTGTCCCGGGATTAG
- a CDS encoding sulfatase-like hydrolase/transferase: MASPAHLPASRWGAGLRIVLAALAFGVATGLLHAAVLQVEHFGFGRFTWFSREFPWMAPVAYTVVFLVGAIPLLLAAVVRPALATPQVVAWWFGAAMTFGLLLPWSQLGRLASLVLAAGVATQLARSAGRRAATWDRGLRRTATAGIGVVAAIGLLQPVARSWRERRDIAALGAAPEGGAPNVLLIILDTVRAASLSLYGFPWPTTPTLERLAESGTTFDWAIAPAPWTLPTHASIFSGVYPGELTADWTVPMDKHTPVLAEAFRERGYHTAAVVANLDYTAWDSGLQRGFAHFVDYPVAWRQLLFSSSYAQTATGRRLLGARSMADVRLALSDLDLSIDPKHVGAPRRADAVTHEFLDWQAEHRDRPFFAFLNYFDAHQGYFAPESFPEVGDPSRKAIRYTTAINWIDQNLDTLFTELQSRGALDNTIVIVTSDHGELFDEHGLRGHANSLYRNLLRVPLLVRYPAAVPAARRITRQVSLRDLAATIVDLGALPAGTFPGRSLRAAWQPAGDSLSDVVAELRQAPNVSETQPNAKGGLAAWFDDSTHYIRHLPNRREEAFDYRRDTTESRDLAGDLTRLGPVRAALDVHFAGRKAPAPRRPAP, from the coding sequence ATGGCATCCCCCGCGCACCTTCCCGCTTCACGCTGGGGAGCCGGCCTCCGTATCGTCCTCGCCGCCCTCGCATTCGGGGTCGCGACCGGGCTCCTTCACGCCGCGGTCCTTCAGGTCGAGCACTTTGGCTTCGGGCGCTTTACCTGGTTCTCGAGGGAATTCCCCTGGATGGCGCCCGTGGCGTACACGGTGGTCTTCCTGGTCGGAGCCATCCCGCTCCTGCTCGCGGCCGTCGTCCGTCCGGCGCTGGCCACCCCGCAGGTCGTCGCCTGGTGGTTTGGGGCCGCGATGACGTTCGGTCTCCTGCTGCCCTGGTCGCAGCTCGGACGGCTGGCTTCGCTTGTCCTGGCCGCCGGTGTGGCCACGCAGCTCGCGAGGAGCGCGGGTCGTCGAGCGGCCACGTGGGACCGGGGCCTCCGACGAACGGCAACCGCCGGAATCGGAGTGGTGGCCGCGATCGGGCTGCTGCAGCCGGTGGCTCGCTCCTGGCGCGAACGACGCGACATCGCCGCTCTTGGCGCCGCGCCAGAAGGCGGAGCGCCGAATGTCCTCCTCATCATCCTCGATACCGTCCGGGCCGCGTCGCTGTCGCTCTATGGTTTTCCGTGGCCGACCACGCCAACGCTGGAGCGACTCGCGGAGAGCGGAACGACCTTCGACTGGGCGATCGCCCCAGCGCCATGGACCCTCCCAACCCACGCCTCGATCTTCTCGGGCGTGTATCCCGGCGAGTTGACCGCGGACTGGACCGTGCCGATGGACAAGCACACTCCCGTCCTTGCCGAGGCGTTCCGCGAGCGCGGCTATCATACGGCGGCGGTGGTGGCGAACCTGGACTATACCGCGTGGGACTCCGGGTTGCAGCGCGGCTTTGCGCACTTTGTCGACTACCCCGTCGCCTGGCGCCAGCTCCTGTTCAGCTCGTCCTACGCACAGACCGCGACGGGCCGACGCCTCCTTGGCGCACGCTCTATGGCCGATGTCCGTCTCGCACTGTCCGACCTCGACCTCTCGATCGATCCCAAGCATGTCGGGGCGCCGCGCCGCGCCGACGCGGTCACGCACGAGTTCCTGGACTGGCAGGCCGAGCATCGGGACCGCCCGTTCTTCGCTTTCCTCAACTACTTCGACGCCCACCAGGGGTACTTCGCGCCCGAGAGCTTTCCGGAGGTTGGTGATCCCTCGCGCAAGGCCATCCGGTATACGACCGCCATTAACTGGATCGACCAGAACCTGGACACGTTGTTCACCGAGCTTCAGTCGCGCGGTGCTCTGGACAACACGATCGTCATCGTGACCTCGGACCATGGTGAGCTGTTTGATGAACATGGGCTGCGCGGGCACGCGAACAGTCTGTATCGCAACCTCCTCCGCGTGCCGCTCCTGGTCCGGTACCCGGCGGCCGTTCCCGCCGCGCGACGCATCACGCGGCAGGTGTCATTGCGTGACCTTGCGGCCACGATCGTTGACCTTGGCGCCCTCCCGGCGGGCACCTTCCCGGGCCGCTCGCTGCGGGCCGCGTGGCAACCGGCCGGCGACAGCCTCAGCGATGTCGTCGCCGAGTTGCGGCAGGCGCCTAACGTGAGTGAGACGCAGCCCAACGCAAAAGGGGGGCTCGCCGCGTGGTTTGACGACTCCACGCATTACATCCGCCACCTGCCCAACCGGCGTGAAGAGGCGTTTGACTACCGACGCGACACGACCGAGTCGCGCGACCTTGCGGGGGACCTCACTCGACTGGGACCGGTGCGCGCGGCGCTCGACGTTCACTTCGCCGGTCGCAAGGCCCCGGCGCCGAGGCGTCCTGCGCCCTGA